A genomic region of Miscanthus floridulus cultivar M001 chromosome 3, ASM1932011v1, whole genome shotgun sequence contains the following coding sequences:
- the LOC136544035 gene encoding secreted RxLR effector protein 161-like, whose product MEERLKLTKASIVARVDATLYQSIIGGLRYLVHMRPDIVFTVSYVSRFMEDPREDHWAAMKRLLCYVKGTVDQRIVFPKTGGSGLQLTVFSDADMAGDIDGRRSTSGVLVFLGSALISRLPLK is encoded by the coding sequence atggaggagcggctgaagctgacgaaggccagtatcGTGGCgagggtagatgcaacactctaccagagtatcatcggcggtctacgctacctagtccacatgaggccggacATTGTGTTCACCGTGAGCTACGTTAGCcgtttcatggaggatccccgagaggatcactgggccgcGATGAAGCGGCTGCTGTGCTACgttaaggggacggtggatcagaggatcgtcttccccaagactggCGGAAGTGGGTTgcaactcactgtgttcagcgatgcagacatggcaggggacatcgatggacgacgaagcacctctggcgtgctcgtcttcctcgggtcggctctaaTCTCAAGACTGCCGCTAAAATAG